In Salvelinus alpinus chromosome 22, SLU_Salpinus.1, whole genome shotgun sequence, one genomic interval encodes:
- the LOC139549708 gene encoding frizzled-9-like: MEGSPLKILISLWCQLVVAGYSVELGTYDLERGRPAKCEPIVIPMCQGIGYNMTRMPNFMDHDNQKEAAIKLNEFAPLVEYGCDVHLSFFLCSLYTPMCTDKVSTSIPACRPMCEQARQKCSPIMEKFHYAWPDSLDCSKLPTRNDPNALCMEAPENDTKTEIKKGEGMLPVPPRPRQPGSGNGRSTGSLGSCENPEKFQYVEKSQSCAPRCSSAVDVFWSRRDKDFAFIWMTVWSTLCFVSTSFTVLTFLLDPHRFQYPERPIIFLSMCYNIYSVAFIIRSVAGAENIACDRENGELYIIQEGLESTGCTIVFLILYYFGMASSIWWVILTLTWFLAAGKKWGHEAIESHSNYFHMAAWGIPALKTIIILTMRKVAGDELTGLCYVGSMDSGALTGFVLIPLSCYLVIGTSFVLTGFVALFHIRKVMKTEGTNTEKLEKLMVKIGIYSILYTVPATCVIICYFYERLNMDYWKFRGLEGKCVSFPGRRNEDCSLDASVPTVVVFMLKIFMSLVVGITSGVWVWSSKTLQTWQGLCSRKLASDRTSRKPCGSVSCSSTHCHYKAPAVVLHMAKTDPYSDSPTHV; this comes from the coding sequence ATGGAGGGGTCTCCTTTGAAGATACTGATTTCTCTCTGGTGTCAGTTGGTGGTTGCTGGCTACAGTGTGGAGCTAGGAACCTACGACCTGGAACGAGGCAGACCAGCCAAATGCGAACCCATAGTAATCCCCATGTGCCAGGGCATTGGCTACAACATGACCAGAATGCCCAATTTTATGGACCATGACAACCAAAAGGAGGCTGCCATCAAGCTGAATGAGTTTGCACCTCTAGTGGAGTATGGCTGTGATGTGCACCTAAGTttcttcctctgctctctctacaCCCCCATGTGCACTGATAAAGTGTCTACCTCCATCCCAGCCTGCAGGCCCATGTGTGAGCAGGCCAGGCAGAAGTGCTCACCCATTATGGAGAAGTTCCACTATGCATGGCCTGACTCGCTGGATTGCTCCAAGCTCCCGACCAGGAACGACCCCAACGCGCTGTGCATGGAGGCTCCAGAGAATGACACCAAGACAGAGATCAAGAAGGGAGAGGGCATGCTTCCTGTTCCCCCTCGGCCAAGGCAACCGGGTAGCGGTAACGGGCGCTCCACGGGCAGTCTGGGGTCCTGCGAGAACCCAGAGAAGTTCCAGTACGTGGAGAAGAGCCAGTCGTGTGCCCCCCGCTGCTCCTCGGCAGTGGACGTGTTCTGGTCCAGAAGGGACAAGGACTTTGCCTTCATCTGGATGACGGTGTGGTCAACGCTCTGTTTCGTCTCCACGTCCTTCACCGTTCTCACCTTCCTCCTGGACCCCCACCGCTTCCAGTACCCTGAACGGCCCATCATCTTCCTCTCCATGTGCTACAACATCTACTCTGTGGCCTTCATTATCCGCTCGGTGGCCGGGGCCGAGAACATCGCCTGCGACCGGGAGAATGGCGAGCTTTACATCATCCAGGAGGGGCTGGAGTCCACAGGCTGCACCATCGTCTTCCTCATCCTCTACTACTTCGGTATGGCCTCGTCCATCTGGTGGGTCATCCTTACCCTCACCTGGTTCCTGGCCGCTGGTAAGAAGTGGGGCCACGAGGCCATTGAGTCCCACAGCAACTACTTCCACATGGCCGCGTGGGGCATCCCGGCTCTGAAGaccatcatcatcctcaccatGAGGAAGGTAGCAGGGGATGAGCTGACGGGTCTGTGCTACGTGGGCAGCATGGACTCTGGAGCGCTCACCGGCTTTGTGCTCATCCCTCTGTCCTGCTACCTGGTCATTGGCACGTCCTTCGTCCTCACCGGCTTTGTGGCGCTCTTCCACATCCGCAAGGTGATGAAAACCGAAGGCACCAACACGGAGAAGCTGGAGAAGCTGATGGTGAAGATCGGCATCTACTCCATCCTGTACACGGTGCCCGCCACCTGCGTCATCATCTGCTACTTCTACGAGAGGCTCAACATGGACTACTGGAAGTTCAGGGGGCTAGAGGGCAAGTGCGTGTCGTTCCCCGGGCGCCGGAACGAGGACTGCTCCCTGGATGCGTCGGTGCCCACTGTGGTGGTGTTCATGCTGAAGATCTTCATGTCTTTGGTGGTGGGCATCACcagtggtgtgtgggtgtggagCTCCAAGACCCTGCAGACCTGGCAGGGCCTGTGCAGCAGGAAGCTGGCATCAGACAGGACTAGCAGGAAGCCCTGTGGCAGCGTGAGCTGCAGCAGCACACACTGTCATTACAAAGCCCCTGCCGTGGTGCTCCACATGGCCAAGACAGACCCTTACTCAGACAGCCCCACACATGTCTGA